A window from Sphingobacterium hotanense encodes these proteins:
- a CDS encoding DUF6850 family outer membrane beta-barrel protein: MSIPYNNLYKILSLSACFAWAMPSLGQEGNHSIIEQEQEIEYLQWEHSQNAAGLQLDKPKQHSSLAAGYKKTDGNFRRPQAGESMGNLHLYTRGNVYLKKGYLQGYFDYSRNNIRNAEYNSSLIDPFREMPYVTADTNASDWLNQHYKIGFKASSAPIAEKLHLGLGANFIASSGAKQRDIRAVNRYYQLDLQPSLSYSLNDQHHLGANFMYKNFKEEANNSNSVTHISQGYFALLGLGNSISGLGAGRTMNYQGDAFGGGVQYQYQSAINVFLNANYTVQAEDANITFSNPRPGGSILMKKWDASLHLQKDGEAFLHGFKAYLLHSNMNGIEYINEFISGTESEGFYTRFQSVRSKYKRQAVSGRYELLRKSGDAYNWKAAASLRYNKLDDRYLIPASQMFAENMGYGLEGHKLFSLSANLKSQLSIGVRVLLNNNLDAAYEYSGADAETLPVMDLEQRNFQFYKADYQQFEVPIYYAQQLRSNSNVQVFVKGNLQWIKTNSFTFNDRKHFNLSIGATF; this comes from the coding sequence ATGAGCATACCATATAACAATTTATATAAAATACTTTCACTATCTGCTTGTTTCGCTTGGGCAATGCCTAGCTTAGGGCAGGAGGGGAACCACTCCATTATCGAACAGGAGCAGGAAATAGAATATTTACAATGGGAGCATAGTCAGAACGCAGCCGGTCTACAGCTTGATAAGCCGAAGCAGCATTCCAGCCTAGCCGCGGGCTATAAGAAAACTGACGGTAATTTCCGTCGTCCGCAAGCTGGTGAGAGCATGGGCAATCTGCATCTTTATACACGCGGGAATGTATATTTAAAGAAAGGCTACCTGCAAGGTTATTTTGATTATTCGCGAAATAATATTCGCAATGCGGAATACAATTCATCACTGATCGATCCATTTCGAGAGATGCCCTATGTGACAGCAGATACTAATGCATCGGATTGGCTGAATCAGCACTATAAGATAGGATTTAAGGCTTCCAGTGCGCCTATCGCCGAGAAGTTACATTTAGGTTTAGGGGCTAACTTTATTGCTTCTTCGGGCGCAAAGCAGCGTGACATCCGTGCCGTCAATCGCTATTATCAACTCGATTTGCAACCTAGTTTGAGCTACAGTCTAAATGATCAGCATCACTTGGGCGCTAATTTCATGTATAAGAACTTTAAAGAGGAGGCCAATAACTCCAATTCTGTGACGCATATTTCACAAGGTTACTTTGCTTTATTGGGATTAGGGAATTCCATTAGCGGATTGGGAGCGGGTCGTACAATGAACTATCAAGGAGATGCTTTTGGCGGAGGCGTACAATATCAGTACCAGAGTGCAATCAACGTGTTTTTGAATGCGAACTATACCGTACAGGCAGAAGACGCGAACATCACATTCTCTAACCCAAGACCCGGGGGCTCTATTTTAATGAAGAAATGGGATGCGAGCCTTCATCTTCAAAAAGACGGTGAAGCTTTTTTACACGGTTTCAAGGCCTACTTGTTACACTCGAATATGAATGGCATTGAATATATCAACGAGTTTATCAGTGGTACAGAAAGCGAAGGTTTTTACACGAGGTTTCAAAGCGTACGATCGAAATATAAGCGTCAAGCGGTTTCCGGTCGTTATGAGCTTTTGCGTAAATCCGGAGATGCGTACAATTGGAAAGCAGCAGCAAGTTTAAGATATAACAAGTTGGATGATCGCTATCTAATTCCTGCATCCCAAATGTTTGCAGAAAATATGGGATATGGACTTGAGGGTCATAAATTATTTTCGCTGTCTGCCAATTTAAAATCTCAGTTATCCATTGGCGTCCGTGTATTATTGAATAATAACCTCGATGCAGCTTATGAGTATTCTGGGGCGGATGCAGAAACACTGCCTGTTATGGACTTAGAGCAACGTAATTTTCAATTCTACAAAGCGGATTATCAGCAATTCGAAGTGCCGATTTACTATGCGCAGCAATTGCGTTCGAACTCGAACGTACAGGTCTTCGTGAAAGGAAATTTACAGTGGATCAAAACCAATAGTTTTACATTCAACGATAGAAAGCATTTTAATTTAAGCATAGGGGCGACCTTTTAA